A window from Bufo bufo chromosome 1, aBufBuf1.1, whole genome shotgun sequence encodes these proteins:
- the SLC51B gene encoding organic solute transporter subunit beta, translated as MADTSRGQDQAMAAAEVAQKKLERAIYFYRSGDLTAWNYTILALSFLGLFLGLFLLGKNIFNNRKRKMIAMYNMNMDAKKEEPNVKQAVLMFEKENLPQEDAPLKKEAQPGDITVQWKDGQITSLYTDVPEEDV; from the exons ATGGCTGATACAAGCAGAGGGCAGGATCAGGCGATGGCTGCAGCAGAGGTAGCCCAGAAGAAATTGGAGCGAGCTATTTATTTCTACCGCAGTGGAGACT TAACAGCCTGGAACTATACTATCCTGGCCCTTTCCTTccttgggttgtttttgggattaTTCCTTCTTGGCAAGAATATTTTCAACAATAG AAAAAGGAAAATGATTGCAATGTATAACATGAACATGGATGCTAAAAAAGAAGAGCCCAATGTCAAACAAGCTGTGTTGATGTTCGAAAAAGAGAACCTACCACAAGAGGATGCTCCACTCAAGAAGGAAGCTCAGCCTGGTGACATCACGGTGCAGTGGAAGGACGGTCAAATCACTTCTCTCTACACAGATGTTCCAGAGGAGGATGTATAA